The Methanosarcina barkeri MS DNA window AACCCGAAAATCATAATTCTTCTTGGCAATACAGCTGAGAAGTCCTTTTGCCCCGGAAAAAAACTCGAATGGGGAGTCCCTGTGGAACACGAAGGAAGAACAATCCTGAAACTTTACCATCCCGCAGCCCTGATTTATACCTCCTCAAAAAAAGAGGTCCAGCGTGCTTTCATTGACAAAAACCGTGAGCTATGGAGCTGAACATTCCGGTTAACGTCCAAAACCTTGCAAAAAGAGTAGAAAAAACATACTAGCTCGAAAATTGTCAATTAAGAGATATTTACTTCAAAAATCCTGCAATAAAGCTTTTCTACGTCTTTTTTATCCTTCAAAAATTAGAATAACACTCTGAAAAACACAGTCTGAAACGATCTGTGAATCGATATATCGATTCACAAATTATAAATATCGAGATTTTTACTCTAGTAATGGGGTTTGTGCGGCGGTTAGAAACAAGGATTTGAATAAAAAATCGGCATCTAATATCGTAAATTTAAGATTCTGATATCCAGTATCATAGCATTTAAGATTCAAATTTTGTGCCGTAACATCTAATATTCAAATATCTGATGTCAAAGCATCTATATTCCAGAATGAGATTCTGAATACAGATGCCTTAACGCCTTACACTAAACTCCCCGAGATATGAACAAAGTTAGTTTTTTTATGTAGTTTGCCGGAGAAAAAAAATTTGGGAGGGGTAGTATGGCTATGGTGAAAATGTCTCCTGATGTAGTTTCGTGTTCTGATGACAAGGGAAACCTTGAAATCCAGATCAATCTGCCTGGAGTAAAGAAAGAGAATATCGAATTAAAGATGGTTGAAGAAGGCTTTTTCGTAAGAGCGAAAAGAGAAGAGACCGGGGTCGAATATGCCGGGACTTATGCATTCTGCTGCGGGGTTGTTCCTCAAAAAGCAGTTGCTAGATATTGCGATGGAAAACTATTTGTCGTAGTGCCTTACAGGGAAACTTCAGAGACTGTAGACATTGAAATTCAGTAAAGAAATTGTAAACTTGAAATTCAATAAAAGAGACCGTAGACATTGAAATTCAATAAAAGAGACCGTAGACATTGAAATACAGTAAAGAAATTGTAAACTTGAAATTCAGTAAAAGGGCGAAATAACAAAATCGTTATTGATATTAGTATTCGCGCTGCAAATTGAACTTTTAATATGGAAAGAATACGGTGGAGGGAAAAAATGCACCCAGTAATCGACTATAAAAAGTGTACCGGAGCTCTTGCCTGCTACGAAGTTTGCCCCGCAGACGTTTTTGATATAGAGGAAATTGAGAGAGTGAAAAAGGCAGTTGTAGCCCGCCCGGAAAATTGCATCGAGTGCAACCAGTGTGTGGAAGCCTGCCCTGAAGATGCCATCGAACTTGTTGAAGATTAAGCTGAGTAATTTAAGCTGAGTAATCTCCTGAGAATCCTCATAGGTGATACCGGAAAAAGTTATTTTTTTGCACAGGTTCAAATCTGTTATAAGATCCCTATTTATCTATACTCCAGGAACCGACACCTCTTGTCAGTTCATCCAAGTACAGGCAAAAAATGTAAGAAGAAAAAGCAAGTAGATTACTTGCTTTTTTCCTCATTCTCAGTAACCTGTGAGGTATTTATAGAGCTGGATTTATTGCTCTGGACATTATCAACAGTGCCGGACTCTTCACTCTCTATAATTTCCTTCACAGGCATATTTTTCCAGATAGAAGAAGAGTTCGTCGCATTAAATTCTACAAGAGAACTTTCTTTATACTCCCAGTCACTCTCTGAAGAAAATATAATAGACCTTATAGTAAGCCGTTCTCCATTGGGACTCCACTCTCTTAAGATGTCATGTCTACCTTTTATTGTAGGCGTTATCTGAGTAAGGTTAGAACCATCAGAGTTGACAACAAATAAAGGAGCTGCAATGTTCTTACATTTTGAAGGGCCCGGCTCATTTTCAATTATCTTTCCGGTATCAGGGTAAAGGGCAGATGTGAACACTATAAGATCTCCAGACGGGCTTATCGAAAATTTTTTAGCTTCGTCGAGAGGGTCACAGAATAAATCCCAGAAATAAGAGGATGTAAGTCCGAAACTGGTTATGAAGGTCAGGTTAGTTCCATCGACATTGATTGAATATAGTTTATTTTTACCTTCAACGAATAATATTTTCTTTCCATCAGGAACCCATTGAGGTTCGCTGGCATTACCCTTATACAAAAGAGACTTTTTATTTTCGTTTCCCTCTACGAGATAGAGATTACCATTTTGATTTACCAGAAGACATGAACCGTTTGGCTGCCAGTATTCTTTTGTCAAGATACGTTGTTCGGTACCATCGTAATAGGAAATTTTTCCTTTCAATTCCGAACCGTCAGTGTTAGATATATAGGTCTGCAAATCGAAGCTTCCTGGCAGTCCAGAAACCAGGAGTATTTTTTTCCTGTCAGGACTGAGTGAAAAAGCACAGTATTTTTCATCATTATCTTCCGGCTGGAAAGTCTGAATTAAATCCCCACTCTCGTTGATAAGATCTACAGATCCTTCATCTGTAGTAATGAAGATTTTGTCAGAATCATACCAGACAGGCTGTGGATATGTAGCTGAAGAAAGTTCACGGGCATTTGTACCATTTCTGCTTGCAGTATACACTTTAGTAGAATGGTTTTCTGGGTTTTCCCATTCAAACGTGATTTTACTGGAATCAGGACTCCATTTAAGCTTTCTCTGAAAACCAATATTCCCAATGTTTTCTAATATGCTTGAAAGGTCCGTGTAGTTGGTGCCTATACATTTTAAATTCGTACCATCGGGATTGCAAATAACAAAACAATAGCCAGTGTTTGTTCGTTCAACCTTTGAAACTCCAAAATAGATCTTGTCCCCAGATGGAGACCACTCTGCCCCGGGTATGGAATAACTGTTAAACTCTTTTACTCCATAATCGATTTCACCCAATGTACGGGATTTCGTGTCTAAGAGATAGTGCCTGTGAATACTATGTGAAAGAGAAATCGATTTGGAAGAGGTTATCAGCAGGTATTGTCCATCAGGGCTCCATGATGCATAACTTACTGAGAATCCTTCTTCTTTAGGAAGAATTTCTTCAAACTGCATAACTTTAAGCTGTGTATTGTTAAGCTGTGTATTGTTAAGCTGTGTATTGTTAAGCTGTGTATTGTTAAACTGTGTATTGTTAAGCTGTGTAACATTAGAATTTTGATCTTCTGATACCGGGCTTGTGAATGCTATACCTGTAGAAAGTAATAATAACATCGTAATTAATATACTTTTTAACATTTAGAATCCCATCCAAGCTTGTTTATTTATAAATAACTTTGTTACAAAAATTACTTGATGTTGTCTGATTATGCATTTCTTCTGAAAATTAATGGAATAAATTTTCAAATGTATCAATCACTTCCATTTATACTCGAATCATGTCGAAAGATTCCTCTAAGCAGGCTTTCAGCTAGAAAAATTTTCTAAAAAGTTTTGGTTCAATTTCCGAAAGTTGGAAGCACGATATAGCAAATGACCCGATTTTATAAGTATAAAAATATTTTTTAAGTTTAATTTAAGAATGATTGAAAAGCAAGAGAGAAAAGTCAAATCCTCCTTGCTTAGAATTGCTGGGTTAAATCAAGATGTATCAACATAATCGCGTCATTAATTCTTCTTTTTAACAAATGCAACTGCCCCTAATACTGCTACAAGTACCCAAATAGAGTTTAGAAAAGGAATTGATGCTTGAGTAGGGACAGATTCTCTTTTCTGCTTATCCGCTGTTCCTCCATTTGCTGTCATCCTGGTATCATTTGTCTGGTTTTCGGTTTGATATACAGGGTTTAAGAAAGAAGTACCATTTAATCCAATAGTAGAACTGGATTTTATTACCGGACCAATCCCCACAGCAGTAGGGGATCTTCCTACGGGCACCGTAGTATTAACTTTGTTTGTGGCTGTGTCAATTATAGAAGTAGTGTTGCTCCCATAGTTCACTACATAAACCTCATTTCCATCTGGGGTGACTGCAACTTCGTAAGGGTAATTTCCTACACTTACTCTGGCTATAACCTCGTTTTTGGTTGTGTCAATAACATCAACAGCACCTGTATGTGAAGTTGCATCAATATTACCTTTACCTGAATATCCACCAGGTATATCTATCGCTACGTATGCTCTCGTTCCATTAGGACTGACTGCAATTTCATGTGGCAAGTTTCCCACATTTACTGTGGCTTTAACATTATTTGTTGCCGTGTCAATTACAGAAACAGTACCTTTGTAGTAAGGATAACTATTGGAGTTAACAACATACACCTTTGTTCCATCCGGACTGACTGCAATTCCATGTGGATTTTTTTCCACATTTACTGTCGCTGTAACATTGTTTGTTGCTGTGTCAATTACAGAAACATTACCCTGGTAGTCAGGAGGAATGCCGGAGGTCACAGCATATACCTTTTTTCCGTCCGGAGACACTGCAATTTTGTAAGGCAAGTTTCCTACTTTTACTGTGGCTGTAACATTGTTTGTTGCCGTGTCAATTACAGAGATAGTGTTGCTTGCAGTGTTCGCAACATACACCTTTGTTCCATCTGGACTGACTGCAACCCCCCAGGGATAGCTTCCTACGTATACTGTGTCTATTACCTGATTTTTGACTGCGTCAATTACAGAGACACTGTTGCTCATACAGTTTGTCACATATACTCTTGTTCCGTCCGGACTGACTGCAGCTCCTGAGGGCTCGATTCCCACATTCACCGTAGCTGTAACAGTATCTGTAGCAGTGTCAATTACAGAAACACTGTTACTCTCTAAGTTTGCAATATATGCGAATGGTGATGCACCTGCGACACTCACCAGTGTTAAAACCGTAAGTGCCGCTATTTCAAAAGCTTTTAAGATGTTACATCCCCTGCGTGCTTTATTAGATATTTCAATAGATGAGGATGAAAACGAAAAAGTGGAAATCGGTATCATTGATATAACTTTACTTTTCATCATTTTCCCCGCTCAGCGTTTGTCTAACGATAGTGATGTGACTTAACATTAACAATTAATTTCTGCAGTTTAATGAATATACATATCTTCTTCTGCTATAACCTGAGTTCCACTTTTATAAACGCATAAACTTCTCATGATATCGAATTATGCTAATTTTTAAGCAAATAAACTTCAGGCTCTAACTTTAGAATCAAATCATCTGACTATTAGACTTATGAAATTCGATTGAGATCTTGAAACTTGGGAACTCAGGATGTAACTCTTTATGATGTTTTTCAGTGTATCGATTCCAAAACACCTTCACGGACTTGAAATTTTAAATTTATTCATTAACAATGAATTTTTTCAATGATGGACTAGTTCTGGAATCAATACATTAATTCGTCTTTAAGGTGGGTAATGTTTGTTTTTTAAGGTGGGTAATGTTTGTTTTTTAAGATGGGTAATGTTTGTTTTTAGGGTGGGTAATGTTTGTTTTTAGGGTGGGTAATGTTTGTTTTTTAAGGTGGGTAATGTTTGTTTTTAGGGTGGGTGGTGCAGGTAGTTAGCTATTTGAGATTTTTCTGAAAACAAGGCTTCCTAGGTTAGATTTATTTACTCCACTAACGATTTTTTCAAGTGTGAATCCTCCGATTTTATCCCCAATTTTGAGGGTTCTGACATTTGAATAGTCAATCAGCCAGATCCCGTCAATCTGGACAACACTGTTGTTTCCACTTTGATAGACGTTACTAACATGGACTTTCAGGACAGGAACATTGTCTTCACCTTGAATTTTGTCAAGGTAGCAAGTCCAATTCTCACCAGTTGAAAGGATAGTATCATCTACATATTTTCCATTTTTATAGAATTCAAGCCAAACCTTCTTACCGGCAACGTCAACCTGCTTGGCCTTGATACTGTAGTCCTGGCCGAGACCAAGTTTACTGCCGGCCTTCAGGGTGAATTTGTCACCGCTGTCAAGAACGAGCCTAGCAAGCTTGTCAACATGACATTTCCAGATTGGATCGCAATCGACAAACAGTGGAACATTCTTATCTCCAAGCAAATTGATTAAGGGGTATTGCTCATTAGACCAGCTATTACACTCATAACTGGTACTGACAACATTACAGTTTACAGGAGATTCCGTAGCATTTTTGAAAATAAGGCTTCCAAGGTTAGACGAATTTGTTCCATTGATGATTTGCTGAAGTGTGAGTCCTCCGATTTCATCTCCAATGTTAAGAGTTCTGGCATTTGCATAATCAATCAGCCAGATCCCGTCGATAAAAACGATGCAGTTTTCCACACCTACGAATAACTGTTTGACGTGGACTTTCATGACAACAATATTATTTTCACCCTGAACGTTGTCAAGAGTAACAGTCCATGTCTTGTTTTCATCACTAGTATTAACGGAGAGATTTTGATCTGCTATGTGTTGTCCGTCTTTAGTGAATTCTAGCCAGACTTTCTCACTATCAATATCGATCTGTCTGACTTTGAGAGCGTAACCATTTCCAAAGTCAAATTTTTCGCCGTTTTTGAGAGTGTAAGTCTCATTA harbors:
- a CDS encoding S-layer protein domain-containing protein, whose amino-acid sequence is MKKYKVIALVALTLLISITLNTGGATDNNCSKDTICNVVSTHYKCSSWSNEQYPVIDLFGEKNVPLLANHCNIWNAHINKLTRLILDSNETYTLKEGEKLDLGQGYALEVKQIDIDGMKVWLEFTRNGKYIADQIVSVNTDSNKTWTVALDNIQGENNIVVMKIYVNQLFAGAVDNIVQIEGIWLIDYANARTLNIGDEIGGFTLQQIINGTNSSNLGSLIFKNATKSPVSCNVVSTSYKCSSWSNERYPVIDLFGETNVPLLANNDSIWQSHVDKLARLMVDSNETYTLKNGEKFDFGNGYALKVRQIDIDSEKVWLEFTKDGQHIADQNLSVNTSDENKTWTVTLDNVQGENNIVVMKVHVKQLFVGVENCIVFIDGIWLIDYANARTLNIGDEIGGLTLQQIINGTNSSNLGSLIFKNATESPVNCNVVSTSYECNSWSNEQYPLINLLGDKNVPLFVDCDPIWKCHVDKLARLVLDSGDKFTLKAGSKLGLGQDYSIKAKQVDVAGKKVWLEFYKNGKYVDDTILSTGENWTCYLDKIQGEDNVPVLKVHVSNVYQSGNNSVVQIDGIWLIDYSNVRTLKIGDKIGGFTLEKIVSGVNKSNLGSLVFRKISNS
- a CDS encoding Hsp20/alpha crystallin family protein, with the protein product MAMVKMSPDVVSCSDDKGNLEIQINLPGVKKENIELKMVEEGFFVRAKREETGVEYAGTYAFCCGVVPQKAVARYCDGKLFVVVPYRETSETVDIEIQ
- a CDS encoding beta-propeller fold lactonase family protein — encoded protein: MKSKVISMIPISTFSFSSSSIEISNKARRGCNILKAFEIAALTVLTLVSVAGASPFAYIANLESNSVSVIDTATDTVTATVNVGIEPSGAAVSPDGTRVYVTNCMSNSVSVIDAVKNQVIDTVYVGSYPWGVAVSPDGTKVYVANTASNTISVIDTATNNVTATVKVGNLPYKIAVSPDGKKVYAVTSGIPPDYQGNVSVIDTATNNVTATVNVEKNPHGIAVSPDGTKVYVVNSNSYPYYKGTVSVIDTATNNVKATVNVGNLPHEIAVSPNGTRAYVAIDIPGGYSGKGNIDATSHTGAVDVIDTTKNEVIARVSVGNYPYEVAVTPDGNEVYVVNYGSNTTSIIDTATNKVNTTVPVGRSPTAVGIGPVIKSSSTIGLNGTSFLNPVYQTENQTNDTRMTANGGTADKQKRESVPTQASIPFLNSIWVLVAVLGAVAFVKKKN
- a CDS encoding 4Fe-4S dicluster domain-containing protein, producing the protein MHPVIDYKKCTGALACYEVCPADVFDIEEIERVKKAVVARPENCIECNQCVEACPEDAIELVED
- a CDS encoding TolB-like translocation protein; protein product: MLKSILITMLLLLSTGIAFTSPVSEDQNSNVTQLNNTQFNNTQLNNTQLNNTQLNNTQLKVMQFEEILPKEEGFSVSYASWSPDGQYLLITSSKSISLSHSIHRHYLLDTKSRTLGEIDYGVKEFNSYSIPGAEWSPSGDKIYFGVSKVERTNTGYCFVICNPDGTNLKCIGTNYTDLSSILENIGNIGFQRKLKWSPDSSKITFEWENPENHSTKVYTASRNGTNARELSSATYPQPVWYDSDKIFITTDEGSVDLINESGDLIQTFQPEDNDEKYCAFSLSPDRKKILLVSGLPGSFDLQTYISNTDGSELKGKISYYDGTEQRILTKEYWQPNGSCLLVNQNGNLYLVEGNENKKSLLYKGNASEPQWVPDGKKILFVEGKNKLYSINVDGTNLTFITSFGLTSSYFWDLFCDPLDEAKKFSISPSGDLIVFTSALYPDTGKIIENEPGPSKCKNIAAPLFVVNSDGSNLTQITPTIKGRHDILREWSPNGERLTIRSIIFSSESDWEYKESSLVEFNATNSSSIWKNMPVKEIIESEESGTVDNVQSNKSSSINTSQVTENEEKSK